One window from the genome of Podospora pseudocomata strain CBS 415.72m chromosome 1 map unlocalized CBS415.72m_1.2, whole genome shotgun sequence encodes:
- a CDS encoding uncharacterized protein (EggNog:ENOG503PR0U), producing the protein MEPSAIHGRDVVGNMVAPSIPFNTLMGFIWSGTCLSLVTILLRLAFRIKLLRRLRLDDYLVIASFVFYLGSTILWAVLARTLYVVAQGWNTTPTDPAAIVELFNNAGTLLHAILATYWLTWTSLWLVKIAFMVFFYPLGRHAPLQRYLWWMVLVCIVAAYCVTVGLTTDDCLTASGLDIAQKCIGEAKFNRQYFTSRVHLATDISTDLLSQFHVPPFCQTVN; encoded by the exons ATGGAGCCCTCTGCTATCCATGGCCGGGATGTGGTGGGAAATATGGTGGCCCCTTCCATCCCCTTCAACACCCTGATG GGATTCATCTGGTCCGGCACATGCCTGTCGCTCGTCACCATCCTTCTTCGTCTTGCTTTCCGCATCAAACTCCTCCGTCGCCTCCGACTGGATGACTACCTCGTCATCGCCTCCTTCGTTTTCTACCTAGGCTCGACAATTCTTTGGGCCGTCCTAGCACGCACTCTCTATGTCGTCGCCCAGGGTTGGAACACGACCCCTACCGACCCAGCCGCCATCGTCgagctcttcaacaacgccgGTACCCTTCTCCATGCCATCCTCGCAACCTACTGGCTCACCTGGACCTCGCTATGGCTGGTCAAGATTGCCTTTATGGTATTCTTCTACCCTCTGGGCAGACACGCCCCTCTCCAGCGCTACCTCTGGTGGATGGTACTTGTCTGCATCGTGGCGGCCTACTGCGTGACGGTCGGGTTGACGACAGATGACTGTCTAACAGCCAGTGGTCTCGACATTGCACAAAAGTGCATCGGCGAAGCAAAGTTCAACCGGCAGTACTTTACCTCTCGCGTCCACTTGGCAACGGATATCTCGACAGACCTCCTCAGTCAGTTCCATGTCCCGCCGTTTTGCCAGACAGTCAACTGA
- a CDS encoding uncharacterized protein (EggNog:ENOG503NU52; COG:S), translated as MEAPLSPKRPPSAIPSDSDSRKELGRAVTADTSKATRLQTEQVPTLRASNESTRKIKTNTRVTIPPAYGASHNSPIGNTQEKKSVDYSAGQAVEIALSEAGCDEPVSEKTDSQQELYHAFARREKRLMVWIVSFAGLFSPLSSNIYFPALGAISSHVQTEITMILLTVTVYMAVQGVAPSVWGPLSDTRGRRVTFICTFGVYLIANLGLAFSDDFASLMAFRAIQAAGSAATISVGAGVIGDITTAKERGGYMGSFGGIRMLGQSIGPVIGGIITEFFGFHAIFWFLVILGFICLVVIVLFLPETLRHIAGNGTIPLRGIHRPVVTRHISKHWKRPDAVSSEEGNITTLTPKFTLGSILSPLRFLFEKDVFVTLLFGAFVYTIWSVVTSSTTALFQPRYRLSNLKVGLIFLPNGAACVSGSYFAGKILDRDYRHVESAYRASNGIPLETPLNRKHLSDLPLSRARLRSSWYLIILFVFAVAGYGFSLSSPLLASRPGIALPLVLQFVIAITATAIFTQNSALMVDLYPGASASATAVNNLVRCSLGAVGVAGVQFIIDKIGVEAAFLVFAVVTIALTPLMCLQWKYGEVWRAERIARLARREQKQVTGAQV; from the exons ATGGAAGCTCCGCTCAGTCCCAAAAGACCCCCCAGTGCCATTCCTTCCGATTCCGATAGCCGAAAAGAGCTTGGGAGAGCGGTAACTGCCGACACGTCGAAAGCCACCAGGTTACAAACCGAACAAGTCCCTACTTTACGAGCCTCGAACGAGTCCACGCGAAAAATTAAGACAAATACAAGAGTCACCATTCCGCCTGCCTATGGAGCCTCGCATAACTCACCAATTGGCAACACtcaagaaaagaagagcgTGGATTATTCAGCCGGTCAAGCCGTCGAAATTGCTCTGTCAGAGGCCGGTTGCGACGAGCCGGTCTCAGAGAAGACGGATTCACAGCAGGAGTTATACCACGCATTTGCGAGGCGGGAGAAGCGGCTTATGGTATGGATAGTATCATTTGCCGGGCTGTTCTCTCCGCTTTCAAGCAATATTTACTTCCCTGCGCTGGGTGCCATATCTTCA CACGTACAAACCGAAATCACCATGATATTGCTCACTGTGACTGTGTACATGGCAGTTCAGGGGGTGGCGCCTTCTGTTTGGGGACCTTTGAGCGACACACGTGGACGCAGAGTCACCTTTATCTGCACTTTTGGCGTGTACCTCATCGCAAACCTCGGGTTGGCATTCAGCGACGACTTTGCCTCATTGATGGCTTTTCGAGCAATCCAAGCTGCTGGCAGTGCCGCGACCATCTCCGTTG GTGCTGGAGTGATTGGTGATATCACAACAGCAAAGGAACGCGGCGGATATATGGGTAGTTTTGGAGGAA TTCGAATGCTCGGCCAGTCAATTGGGCCAGTGATTGGCGGCATTATCACCGAGTTCTTTGGATTTCACGCCATCTTTTGGTTTCTCGTCATCCTTGGTTTCATATGTCTCGTGGTTATTGTGCTCTTCCTCCCGGAAACCCTTCGTCACATTGCTGGAAATGGCACTATCCCATTGCGCGGCATCCATCGTCCAGTTGTCACTCGCCACATCAGCAAACACTGGAAGCGTCCAGATGCAGTATCCAGTGAGGAGGGCAACATCACGACTTTGACGCCCAAGTTTACTCTGGGCTCGATATTATCGCCACTGCGGTTCCTTTTTGAAAAGGACGTGTTTGTCACGCTATTGTTCGGGGCTTTTGTGTACACGATTTGGAGTGTGGTGACTTCGTCGACAACCGCCCTGTTTCAGCCTCGATATCGACTCTCCAATTTGAAAGTGGGCCTCATATTCTTACCGAACGGCGCGGCTTGTGTCAGCGGATCATACTTTGCTGGCAAGATTCTTGATCGCGATTATCGGCACGTCGAGTCAGCGTACCGTGCTTCCAACGGGATCCCGCTCGAGACTCCTCTCAACAGAAAGCATTTGTCGGACCTTCCACTTTCCCGTGCTCGGCTTCGGTCCTCCTGGTATCTCATCATCTTGTTCGTGTTTGCCGTTGCGGGGTATGGCTTCTCGCTTTCTTCCCCCTTGCTGGCCTCGAGACCGGGTATAGCCCTACCATTGGTTTTGCAGTTCGTCATTGCAATCACAGCGACGGCCATCTTTACCCAAAACAGTGCACTGATGGTGGACTTGTATCCCGGGGCAAGCGCCAGCGCCACCGCTGTCAACAATCTCGTTCGGTGCTCGTTGGGCGCTGTGGGAGTGGCAGGGGTGCAGTTTATCATTGACAAGATTGGGGTCGAGGCCGCGTTTCTGGTATTTGCTGTCGTAACAATTGCTCTCACGCCTTTGATGTGTCTACAGTGGAAATATGGCGAGGTCTGGAGAGCTGAGAGGATAGCGAGGCTTGCCCGGAGGGAGCAGAAACAAGTGACCGGGGCGCAGGTGTGA
- a CDS encoding uncharacterized protein (EggNog:ENOG503NZM8; COG:S; CAZy:GT2_Glyco_tranf_2), whose translation MSTPRRPTARTQDTPVTNPPVPPPPELVPDEPYVPSRLRSNKVLRGLLNAFILALYGYGVHQFATWYSEYDYWLYWFIVLATWRYARFILNCIGWVLYKPAPVPKNPTYTPNRHVTVILPTIDPTGVDFQECISTCAQNEPSQIIVITAGDELLVKTEKAVEKYIKLYPKTNFIVDRALIASKRAQVAVAVPLVSTAITVMLDDHVFWKKDFLKALLAPFEDPEIGLVGTNKKVRRLPNLSVWRRFWNMLGATYLYRHNFEVRSANYWDGGAFVISARTCALRTRIVQDPEYLAGYVDERFFFGLCGPLNPDDDNYNTRFAVRKGWRIKFQYTDDAEIETTVGVADPVHKKFLGQCTRWARTTWRSNPCSLFTDGSVWAFQPYCVYAVYLTSFTNFALFTDAALVALYNWSKQATSQGIWALIIWILFVKFVKVFEYYKRHPSDWWTFPFYVAFAYYHSLIKLWALLTFWDHAWTGRNLGAIKTQANPAGTEAGATAGPAAVAARLQRSMSVSSMTSSLAQEKEGLRSGTAWISNLGSTARLHKSQTIFCGSQVGLLDNLKIVGSHMEKSRDAQVRILGQQDIVFNEVQRLIAEADSIEKQYETMNDNETRNQEALIRLRGQMLRLEQRHGELIRIAGLTATSPALTPAAAKAFKVASRHHTGGGRASPPTEDPESIERPSFFTGVRGVHFSRSTVGGASDDGFGPGRTGADGSGSNESTPRPIVPDNFKDSFPPDTKKSTGDTDSLIANLNIPTIGTQHFVPPSEKKGGQPAAAKGFSPPTQAEKPIDEFSPVPQPRNSPSGFTPKSDLESTTPGEDSAATDSKKSSGSDSTRSPAQTPTRPPGGRRVSKEQNKSNT comes from the exons aTGTCCACTCCTCGACGACCAACTGCGAGGACACAGGACACACCTGTGACCAACCCTCCTGTGCCTCCCCCCCCTGAGCTTGTCCCGGATGAGCCGTACGTCCCATCAAGGCTTAGATCGAACAAGGTACTGAGGGGGCTTTTAAACGCCTTCATCTTGGCCCTCTATGGCTATGGTGTTCACCAGTTTGCGACCTGGTACTCGGAATACGACTACTGGCTATACTGGTTCATCGTACTGGCAACCTGGCGCTACGCCCGTTTCATTCTCAACTGCATTGGTTGGGTTCTGTATAAGCCAGCCCCCGTTCCCAAGAACCCCACGTACACCCCCAACCGACATGTCACAGTCATCCTGCCTACCATCGACCCTACAGGCGTTGACTTTCAGGAATGCATCAGCACCTGCGCCCAAAACGAGCCTTCTCAGATCATTGTCATCACGGCCGGTGACGAGCTGCTTGTCAAGACAGAGAAGGCAGTCGAGAAGTACATCAAGCTTTATCCCAAGACCAATTTCATCGTGGACCGTGCCCTGATTGCCAGCAAGAGAGCTCAAGTTGCTGTGGCGGTGCCGCTGGTCTCAACCGCCATCACCGTCATGCTCGACGACCACGTCTTCTGGAAGAAGGATTTCCTCAAGGCGCTCCTAGCGCCGTTTGAGGATCCAGAGATTGGTTTGGTGGGAACAAACAAGAAAGTCCGCCGGTTGCCGAACCTGTCGGTTTGGCGGCGTTTCTGGAACATGCTGGGGGCGACCTATCTTTACCGCCACAACTTCGAGGTCAGATCGGCCAACTACTGGGACGGGGGCGCCTTTGTCATTTCTGCGCGTACCTGTGCTCTGCGCACCCGTATCGTTCAGGACCCCGAGTACCTGGCCGGCTACGTCGACGAGCGATTCTTCTTTGGGCTCTGTGGGCCTCTCAACCCGGACGATGACAACTACAACACCAGATTTGCCGTGCGCAAGGGCTGGCGCATCAAGTTCCAGTACACCGACGACGCCGAAATTGAGACAACTGTTGGCGTGGCCGATCCCGTCCACAAGAAGTTCCTGGGGCAGTGCACGCGCTGGGCCCGCACCACCTGGAGGTCAAACCCTTGCTCTCTGTTCACTGATGGCAGCGTTTGGGCATTTCAACCCTACTGCGTCTATGCTGTctacctcacctccttcacAAACTTTGCTTTGTTTACCGATGCCGCCCTCGTTGCCCTCTACAACTGgagcaagcaagccaccaGTCAAGGCATATGGGCCTTGATTATTTGGATACTTTTTGTCAAGTTTGTCAAGGTCTTTGAGTATTACAAGCGTCACCCCAGTGACTGGTGGACTTTCCCATTCTATGTCGCTTTTGCCTATTACCACAGCCTCATTAAGCTCTGGGCGCTGTTGACGTTTTGGGACCACGCCTGGACTGGGCGCAACCTCGGAGCCATCAAAACCCAGGCCAACCCAGCCGGGACAGAAGCGGGAGCCACAGCTGGACCGGCGGCAGTGGCCGCGCGACTGCAGCGTAGCATGTCCGTGAGTAGTATGACTAGCAGTCTTGCGCAAGAGAAGGAAGGTCTGCGCAGCGGCACCGCTTGGATATCAAACCTGGGAAGTACCGCCCGGCTTCACAAGAGCCAAACGATCTTTTGTGGGAGCCAGGTCGGTCTGCTTGACAATCTCAAGATTGTAGGCAGTCACATGGAGAAGTCTCGTGATGCCCAAGTCAGGATTCTTGGTCAACAAGATATTGTCTTCAATGAGGTGCAAAGGCTGATTGCGGAGGCCGACTCCATCGAGAAGCAATATGAAACGATGAACGACAACGAGACGAGAAATCAGGAAGCCTTGATCCGTCTTCGCGGCCAGATGCTCCGATTGGAGCAGAGGCACGGAGAGCTCATCCGTATCGCCGGCCTGACCGCCACGTCGCCCGCACTCACTCCAGCAGCTGCCAAGGCCTTCAAGGTGGCAAGTCGGCACCACACAGGGGGTGGCAGAGCCTCACCACCTACAGAAGATCCTGAAAGCATCGAGAGACCATCCTTTTTTACTGGGGTGAGGGGAGTGCACTTCAGTAGGTCTACTGTCGGCGGGGCCAGTGACGACGGCTTTGGTCCTGGCAGGACAGGTGCTGACGGCTCCGGGAGTAACGAGTCCACTCCACGTCCGATCGTTCCCGACAATTTCAAGGACAGCTTCCCACCGGATACCAAGAAGAGTACTGGGGACACCGACTCACTTATCGCGAATTTGAACATTCCCACTATTGGTACACAACATTTTGTGCCTCCCTCTGAGAAAAAGGGAGGAcagcccgccgccgccaagggCTTTTCCCCCCCAACTCAGGCCGAAAAGCCGATTGACGAATTCTCCCCCGTCCCGCAGCCAAGAAACTCACCTTCAGGTTTCACCCCGAAGTCAGACCTCGAAAGCACCACCCCCGGAGAAGATTCCGCCGCCACGGATAGCAAGAAGAGCTCGGGTTCGGACTCGACCCGTTCGCCGGCACAGACGCCGACCCGCCCGCCAGGCGGTAGAAGAGTTTCCAAAGAGCAGAACAAAAGC AACACCTGA